Genomic DNA from Alicyclobacillus fastidiosus:
TTTCCAAACAGTATGGTCAAGAGCAAAATGGCGGTCACAATGAGGTTGTACCAGCGCTGGTTCGCTGGATAGTGGCCGCCGTACAGATTTGGGTCAAACGTCAACAACAGCGTCACGACAAATCCAACTTCCACGACAAACATGACTGGATTGCCCACAAGCATGCGCGGATCCATCTTGACGAATGACTCCCAAATCGCCCGTTTCAGGATGTCCCGTGAAATGACAAACGAACTTCGGCCCATTTTCAGGTCACCTTCTCCTTCATACGTCCCACAATGGCGTGTTTCACAAGTCTGCGTTCTCAAGAAAGCCACATCTGCAATTGCTCACCGATTGGACCAATTGCCAGAGCAGGAAAGAATGTCAGCGCTCCGACGATGACGAATACCGCGACAAACACACCACCAAAAGAGAATGTGTCTGTCCTCAACGTGCCGGCACTGGGCGGAATCACGGCTTTCGTTGCAAGCGACCCTGCGATCGCGAACATGGCAATGAGCGAAACATACCGCCCGAACAACATGACCAAACCTTCGGTGACGTTAAAAAACACGTTGTTCCCACTGAGGCCAGCAAACGCTGAACCGTTGTTTGCAGCCCCGGATGTATACGCGTAGAGCACTTCCGACACCCCATGCAAGCCGGGATTGAGAATCATCGAGGTACCCGCCTTTGTCGCCAAGGCAATAGCGGTGGGAACAAGAATGATAAACGGGTGCACGAGCATGGCAACCGTAGCGAGTTTGATCTCGCGCGCCTCAATCTTCTTGCCGAAAATTTCTGGTGTCCGTCCGACCATGAGTCCAGAGAGAAACACGGTGATCATGAGAAACATCAGAATGTTCAAGAGGCCGACGCCTTTCCCCCCGAAAATCAGATTGAACATCATGAACACGAGCGGAACCAAACCGCTGATGGGCATGAAGCTATCGTGCATCGCATTGACCGCGCCGGTCGTAAATGCGGTCGTCAAAGCGGCAAATGCACTAGATAACCCTGTCCCGAAACGCACCTCTTTGCCTTCCATATTCGCGCCCTTGATGCCAAGCGCGTGCTGCAAGAGCGGATTTCCAGCGGATTCGCCGGCGTAGATGATAAACGCGCCCAACACCATGACACCCGTCAGACAGACGTAAAGGACGACAGCCTGTTTTCGATTGCCAATGAAGCGACCGAACGTCCAGACAAGGGCGCACGAGATCACGCCCATCGCAACCATTTCAAGCACAGTGGTCCAGGCACTAGGGTCTTCAAAGGGATGAGCAGAATTGGCGTTGAAGTAGCCGCCTCCGTTTGTGCCTAACTGTTTGATGGCTTCCAAGGAGGCCACAGGGCCTCGCGCAATCGTCTGAATCTGTCCCTGAAGCGTGTGAACCACCTGTGCCCCCTGCAACGTTTGCGGAACGCCAAGCCCGATAAGCACAACAGCAAATACGATCGCTAGCGGAATGAGAAGCCGTGTGTGAATTCGAATTAGGTCGACCCAAAAATTCCCTATCATCGCAGACCGGTGTGCGACAAGGCCTCGCGGGAATGCAATAGCCGCCACAAATCCGGTCGCCGCGGATGTAAACTGAAGATATGAGATGGCACTCATCTGTGATAGGTAAGACAGGGATTGCTCACCCGCGTAGTTCTGCCAATTCGTATTCGTAATGAAACTAGCGGCTGTATTAAAGGCGAGATCCCAGCTCATTCCTTGGATGTGATCCGGATTGAGCGGAAGAAAGCCTTGAAGGCGAAGGATCCCATACACAAATAGCATCATGGTGAAGTTCACCAACATGAGCGCGCGCAGATAGGATTTCCAGTCCATTTGCACGGACGGATCGACCCCAACAATACGGAAGAGCAAGCCTTCCACTGGCGCACACACCTTGTCGAACACGCTCTTTTTACCACTGAACACTCGATAGATATACCCGCCCAAAGGAATTCCCAAGGCCAGGATGATGGCAATCACTGCTAAAATGCCAATCGAGCCAGCAATCGTCACACCAAGTCACTCCCCACTGTCGAAAACCACTCAGGTTTGCGCAGAAACTTTTAGAACTTCTCTGGATGAAAGATGACATAGGTTAGGTAGGCCATGAGCCCAACCGAAATCAGTAACAATACCCACATCTAGACCCCTCCTACGCTCTGTCAAAAACGCGAAACAAAACGATGAATAGACCAAATACGGCCATGTAAAGCAAAATCGCAAGAACGTCTCCCATGCGGCCACCTCTTCGCGTGTCTCTCGAACGTCGGCGCCGCGCTACGCCGCGCACCCTAGAAACGATTTGTCGTACACGGAGATTGTAGGCCCCTATCGCGTAAAAAATGGGGTGTAAAAGGAAGTCACAGACATAAAAAAACCGTAAAAAACGAGGATTACAGTTTCGAAACGGGTTATAAATGAAGTATTGTGGCGGAGGAATGGAGCTACTGATCATGCGAAAATCGACAAGACGAAAATGGCGAGTTCTCACTTCACACGTCACCACGTGGTCTATCCCTGACGACGCTGTCGTCGATTCTCGAAGCGACAGGAATGGTGTCTTGCCCTATCTCATCGTTACCTGTATGGTGGCAGGATTCACGGTTGTGTTTTGGAAAATCGGTTACGCGTTTACCTTGGTAAACCTGGCTCTGCTGTATCTGTTACCCGTGTTGATTAGCTCCGTCCGCTGGGGGTTTGGGCCATCTTTCTACGCTGCGGGCCTTGGCGTCCTCAGTTTTGACTACTACTTTATTCCGCCAATTCACCGATTCACAGTGTTCGATCTCCGATACTTCTTATCTTTCGCAGTGTATCTGGCCGTCGCCGTATTAACTGCGAGTTTGGCGGGGCAATTGCGCCAACGGGTGAAGGAAGCTAGGGAACGAGAAGCCATTACTTCGGCTTTGTACACATTGAGTACCCAGGTCGCCAAAAGCGGAGATTTGGACAGCGTATTGAACGAAATTATTCGCCATGCGTCGAACACGTTTGGCTTGTATGCAGCCATCATCTTGCCGGATGCATCAGGCAAACTTATCGTGAGGGCACAGGGAAGTGTTCAAAACCAAGGTGCTTCGACCACTGTTGAACCGCGCATCTCACGCTGGGTGTACGAGCATGGGCAAACGGCCGGCTTTGGCACGAATACGAACAAGGATGCATCGCTGCTGTACGTCCCTGTCAAAACGGAGTCGAAAATCTATGGAGTGCTGTGTGTCGGAACGGCACCACATGTGGGCATCGGTGCTGCAAATTCGCGAATTCGTGTCGTTCAGGCGCTAGCGGGTTTAGCGGCGGTTTGCATCGCGCGCATTCATTTTGAAGAAGAAGCCAAAATTGCGCACTTAACGGCTGAATCTGAACGGTTGCGCACGGCCTTGCTGGACTCCATTTCACATGAGCTGCGCACACCGCTCGCCACCATCTTAGGCGCGGTCACAGGCATGACGGAGAGTGCAGACGTCCTTTCCGTCGATGATCAACGAGAGCTCCTCCTCACCGTGCGCGAAGGGGCCATGCGGATGAACCGGTTGGTGACCAACCTTCTCGGAATGGTCCGAATGGAGAGCGGCATGCTTCGCCTGAAAAAACAGTGGTGTGATGTAGCGGATATCGTTGGGGTTGCACTGCGTCAAGTACAAGACTCACTCCAGAATCGACGTGTCGACGTCAACCTGCCGAACCACTTACCCGCCATTGCCGTGGATGACGTCTTGATCGAACAAGTGCTCGTCAATTTGCTCAGCAACGCCATCAAGTTTTCTCCAGATGAGAGTTTCATTCGCCTTGATTGTATGGAATACGACGGCATCTTCACGATCCGAATTCAAGATGAGGGGATTGGCATTGACCCCAGTGAGGCCGAGAAAATATTCGATAAGTTCTACCGTTCCAACAACGGAAAGAACATTCCTGGAACCGGTCTCGGGTTGGCCATTTGTAAGGGCGTGATCCAAGCGCATGGTGGGGAGATATTTGCCAGACCCGCAGAGGGTGCGGGCACTGTCGTTACCATCCGACTACCTGTTGACGATGCACCGGAAATTCCAGACGACGGCGTGTAAGTCAGACAATAAGGGGGGTTGGTCTTGGGGGCAAAAATATTAATTGTCGACGATGAAGCACAGATCCGAAAACTTCTTCGTGTGACGTTAGAGGCGCATGGCTTTACAACCATCGAGGAATCCACCGGCAAGAACGGCATTCTGCAGGCGAGCATGAGCAGACCCGATTTGATCATTTTAGACTTAGGGCTTCCCGACATAGACGGGACTGCGGTGCTATCTAAAATCCGCGAGTGGGCAACGGTCCCCATTCTTGTATTGACTGTACGAGATGATGAAGCAGGCAAAGTATTTGCCCTGGACCACGGCGCTGACGACTACATCACAAAACCATTCGGCATGGGTGAATTGATGGCGCGTATTCGCGTCGCTCTCCGCCATTCCGCCAATCAGCAAGACGAGCCAGTCCTTCACATCGGTCCACTAACCGTCGATCTCGCTCGTCGTCACGTAGAAAAGAGCGGTGAACAGATTCGACTCACGCCAATCGAATACGACCTCCTCAAAGTACTCGCAACGAATGCGGGTCGCGTCATCACGCATCGGCAGTTACTGAAACAGGTTTGGGGAGAGCAGAGTCCCGAAACAGCCAGCCATTATTTGCGCGTGTACGTGGGTCACTTGCGAAAAAAGATCGAGGACAACCCCGCTCAACCAAATTTGATTATCACAGAGCCAGGCGTGGGTTATCGACTCGTCGCTCCAAACTAGACCGAGAACGAACGCAAGTCCCCCCGGCCGCCACTTGAACACGTCCATCCGAGAGAACCGTGTTCAAGTGGTGTCGTTCGGTTTTCATCGCCAAGATGCCACTTTTCGTGTCGCTGGCGCGAACGAAGTGAGTTGCTGCACATTTTCGCAAAGGAAGCAAAAGATACTCTACGTGTAAATCAACGGTGAAATCGGTGGAGCCTAGAGACCACACGAACAAATTGATCGATATCCCCCGGATGGATGTCGCCTATGGTGCCGATTCGGAACGTCATCTGTTCCGTCAGTTTGCCCGGATAGATGACATACCCCTGATTCTTAAGCGACTCGTAAAACGCAGCAAACGAAAAATCAGCGCTCGGATAGAGAAACGAAGTGATGACCGGCGACTGCTGTGCTTTGGGGAGCAATGCGTGAAATCCCGCTGTGCGCATGCCGTCGACGAGCCGCGCTTGATTTTCGGCATAGCGCGCTGCTCGAGCGGGGATCCCTCCTTCGGTCTCGAGTTCCATCAAAGCCTGATGAAAGGCATGAACAACGTGAGTCGGCGACGTGAATCTCCATTTTCCGCCGTGTTCCTCCATGACCTTCCATTGGTCGAAGAGATCCAGCGAGTGAGAGCGCGCGCGACCTTCGCATTGTGCCAGAGCGTTCGTATTCGCGATAACGAACCCGAAACCAGGTACACCTTGAAGACACTTGTTCGCCGAACTGATTAAAAAATCGATCTGCAGTGCTTCGATGGAAATTGGCATACCACCGAAACTACTCATGGTGTCGACGATGACGGACCTTTCGCGCTGTTTGATCACGCGAACAACTTCCTCAAGCGGATTGACCATCCCGGTCGTCGTCTCGCAGTGAACGAAGGCCACGTGTGTAATGGACGGATCGGCATCGAGTCGTGCCGCTACCACCTTTGGGTCCACCGGATTCGTCTCGCCGAAGCTGTGGATATCAAATGGGATGCGTGCGGTTTTCGCAATCGTACTCATTCTTCGGCCATACGCGCCATTCTCCAATACGAGCAGTTTGCTATCGTCGTCGAGAACCGTCGTAAGAACGGATTCCACGACGTACGTTCCACTCCCTTGCAAGAGGACAGCCGTGTAGTGATCAGGTGTACACTCTCCGAGTTGAATGAGGCGTGATCGAATAGCTTGTGTGATTTCCTTATAATCGTCATCCCAGGTGCACCAGTCGCGCATCATCGCCTTGCGAACCCCCTCCGTTGTAGAGAGCGGTCCCGGTGTCATGAGTAGATACGGATTTTCATATGCGGTGTCAATCATCGCTGTATTCGCTCCTTTGAAATCCTCTCTAGTACGTGTTGCAAGCTGCTGTGGAGTCTTTCCATCGCGTCGTCGAGCTCTTCGTCCGAAATCACGAGAGGGGGTGACAAGGTCAGCGTAGAGCCACTAGATACCTTGAAGTTCAAACCGCGACGAAATGCCTCGTACATGATCCGCTCGGCGAACGACGCGCGGTCCATCTCGGGCATGTCCTTCAACTCTGCACCACAGAGGGCGCCGATTTGACGAATCTCTGCAAACACGTGGAATGCCTCCTGCATTTCTTGCAAGCGCGCTTTCATTCTCATGCCGATTTCATTCGCGCGTTGGCACAAATCCTCCCGTTCGACCGTATCGATCACGGCCAGTGCAGCAGCAGCTCCAACTGGCGTTTTTTCATGGGTGTAATGGCCAATGGAATACGACTTGGCATCATCCAATTCCCGTTTAACAAGTAATGCAGCGAGTGGAAAGACACCACCGCCGAGACCCTTGCCGAGGATGACCATATCGGGATCGAGATCGTAATGCTGATACGCAAACATGCGGCCGGTTCGCCCTAAGCAGGTAGCTGTTTCGTCGACAATGAACAACACGTTGCGTCGACGACAAATCTCTTGCACTCGCTCGTAGTACGCCTTCGGAGGAACTTGAACATCCGTGTTGCGGACGACCTCCATCACGACAGCGGCCACATCGCGTGTGGCGTCGAGAACGTAGTCCAGATAATCTGCACATCTCAAGTCACAGGTGTTTTTGCATTGCAACGGGCAGGTATTGGGCGCGCAGGGTGGGATATGCGTTGTCTCCGGGCCAAGCGCTCCGAGCCCAGCACGAAATTGCGCCTGTCCTCCGATAGATAGCGCACCGATCGACGCCCCATGAAACGAGTGCCACAGCGACACCATTCTCTGTTTGCCCGTGACGATCCGCGCCAGCTTGATAGCCGTATCCACTGCGAGGGTTGCGGCGGGCGCGAACAATACTTTGTTCAACCGATTGCCAGTCAATCCGACAAGCCGTTCGCCCAGTTGCACGGCACGTTCATTCGTATACCGCCTTGGCGAAAATGGAAGAGTCGTCAATTCCTCTACAACGGCGCGCACAACCGCCGGGTGGCCGAAGCCAAGCTGATGGACGTTGTTGCCGTGAAAGTCATAGAGGACGTTGCCATCGAGCGTACGCAGTGTGGAACCAGCAGATTGAGTAACCACATCCACACATGGACTAGACAGAGATTGGCTTAGAAATACCTGTTCGTCCCGCGAAAGTAAGGCGCGAGTACCCTCACTCAGCCCTTCGAGCCACGTACTGCGTAATTCGGAATCGTTGACGTCGCCTTCACGCCTGCGCCAGTTCTCGGTGTCCCTCACACGGACGACCTCCTGTCGCCAAACTTTGTTCAATCGCCACGATGGCGTCCGGAAGGTCGACAATGCGGTCGATCACGATATCAGCACCACGCTCCGTCATCTGCTCCATCACGTGTTTCTTCTTCAACTTCAAATCGCTTGGGTCCATCGCCACCACTTCGGTTTG
This window encodes:
- a CDS encoding aspartate aminotransferase family protein, producing MRDTENWRRREGDVNDSELRSTWLEGLSEGTRALLSRDEQVFLSQSLSSPCVDVVTQSAGSTLRTLDGNVLYDFHGNNVHQLGFGHPAVVRAVVEELTTLPFSPRRYTNERAVQLGERLVGLTGNRLNKVLFAPAATLAVDTAIKLARIVTGKQRMVSLWHSFHGASIGALSIGGQAQFRAGLGALGPETTHIPPCAPNTCPLQCKNTCDLRCADYLDYVLDATRDVAAVVMEVVRNTDVQVPPKAYYERVQEICRRRNVLFIVDETATCLGRTGRMFAYQHYDLDPDMVILGKGLGGGVFPLAALLVKRELDDAKSYSIGHYTHEKTPVGAAAALAVIDTVEREDLCQRANEIGMRMKARLQEMQEAFHVFAEIRQIGALCGAELKDMPEMDRASFAERIMYEAFRRGLNFKVSSGSTLTLSPPLVISDEELDDAMERLHSSLQHVLERISKERIQR
- the kdpA gene encoding potassium-transporting ATPase subunit KdpA, yielding MTIAGSIGILAVIAIILALGIPLGGYIYRVFSGKKSVFDKVCAPVEGLLFRIVGVDPSVQMDWKSYLRALMLVNFTMMLFVYGILRLQGFLPLNPDHIQGMSWDLAFNTAASFITNTNWQNYAGEQSLSYLSQMSAISYLQFTSAATGFVAAIAFPRGLVAHRSAMIGNFWVDLIRIHTRLLIPLAIVFAVVLIGLGVPQTLQGAQVVHTLQGQIQTIARGPVASLEAIKQLGTNGGGYFNANSAHPFEDPSAWTTVLEMVAMGVISCALVWTFGRFIGNRKQAVVLYVCLTGVMVLGAFIIYAGESAGNPLLQHALGIKGANMEGKEVRFGTGLSSAFAALTTAFTTGAVNAMHDSFMPISGLVPLVFMMFNLIFGGKGVGLLNILMFLMITVFLSGLMVGRTPEIFGKKIEAREIKLATVAMLVHPFIILVPTAIALATKAGTSMILNPGLHGVSEVLYAYTSGAANNGSAFAGLSGNNVFFNVTEGLVMLFGRYVSLIAMFAIAGSLATKAVIPPSAGTLRTDTFSFGGVFVAVFVIVGALTFFPALAIGPIGEQLQMWLS
- a CDS encoding response regulator; the protein is MVLGAKILIVDDEAQIRKLLRVTLEAHGFTTIEESTGKNGILQASMSRPDLIILDLGLPDIDGTAVLSKIREWATVPILVLTVRDDEAGKVFALDHGADDYITKPFGMGELMARIRVALRHSANQQDEPVLHIGPLTVDLARRHVEKSGEQIRLTPIEYDLLKVLATNAGRVITHRQLLKQVWGEQSPETASHYLRVYVGHLRKKIEDNPAQPNLIITEPGVGYRLVAPN
- a CDS encoding DUF4118 domain-containing protein — encoded protein: MRKSTRRKWRVLTSHVTTWSIPDDAVVDSRSDRNGVLPYLIVTCMVAGFTVVFWKIGYAFTLVNLALLYLLPVLISSVRWGFGPSFYAAGLGVLSFDYYFIPPIHRFTVFDLRYFLSFAVYLAVAVLTASLAGQLRQRVKEAREREAITSALYTLSTQVAKSGDLDSVLNEIIRHASNTFGLYAAIILPDASGKLIVRAQGSVQNQGASTTVEPRISRWVYEHGQTAGFGTNTNKDASLLYVPVKTESKIYGVLCVGTAPHVGIGAANSRIRVVQALAGLAAVCIARIHFEEEAKIAHLTAESERLRTALLDSISHELRTPLATILGAVTGMTESADVLSVDDQRELLLTVREGAMRMNRLVTNLLGMVRMESGMLRLKKQWCDVADIVGVALRQVQDSLQNRRVDVNLPNHLPAIAVDDVLIEQVLVNLLSNAIKFSPDESFIRLDCMEYDGIFTIRIQDEGIGIDPSEAEKIFDKFYRSNNGKNIPGTGLGLAICKGVIQAHGGEIFARPAEGAGTVVTIRLPVDDAPEIPDDGV
- a CDS encoding 2-aminoethylphosphonate--pyruvate transaminase gives rise to the protein MIDTAYENPYLLMTPGPLSTTEGVRKAMMRDWCTWDDDYKEITQAIRSRLIQLGECTPDHYTAVLLQGSGTYVVESVLTTVLDDDSKLLVLENGAYGRRMSTIAKTARIPFDIHSFGETNPVDPKVVAARLDADPSITHVAFVHCETTTGMVNPLEEVVRVIKQRERSVIVDTMSSFGGMPISIEALQIDFLISSANKCLQGVPGFGFVIANTNALAQCEGRARSHSLDLFDQWKVMEEHGGKWRFTSPTHVVHAFHQALMELETEGGIPARAARYAENQARLVDGMRTAGFHALLPKAQQSPVITSFLYPSADFSFAAFYESLKNQGYVIYPGKLTEQMTFRIGTIGDIHPGDIDQFVRVVSRLHRFHR